The Mesorhizobium loti genome includes a region encoding these proteins:
- a CDS encoding 2-hydroxy-3-oxopropionate reductase translates to METIGFIGLGIMGAPMAGHLLDAGYKVIASNHRSKPSADLVAKGLKSVSGHAAVAKAADIIITMVPDTPQVADVLFGENGVASGLSKGKLVIDMSSISPIETKIFARKINDLGCDYLDAPVSGGEVGAKAASLTIMVGGEEKPFDRAKPIFEKMGKNITLVGPNGVGQTTKVANQIVVALTIEAVAEALVFASKAGADPAKVRQALMGGLAASRILEVHGERMVKRTFAPGFRIELHQKDLNLALEGAKALGVSLPNTSTTQQLFNSCAANGGAKEDHSALVRALERMANFEVGGEAAGTRGKAA, encoded by the coding sequence ATGGAAACCATCGGTTTCATCGGCCTCGGCATCATGGGCGCCCCGATGGCGGGGCATCTGCTCGATGCCGGCTACAAGGTCATCGCCAGCAACCATCGATCGAAACCCTCGGCGGACCTCGTCGCCAAAGGGCTGAAGTCAGTCTCCGGCCATGCCGCAGTGGCCAAGGCTGCGGACATCATCATCACCATGGTGCCCGACACCCCGCAGGTGGCCGATGTGCTGTTCGGCGAGAATGGCGTCGCATCGGGATTGTCGAAGGGCAAGCTGGTCATCGATATGAGCTCGATCTCGCCGATCGAGACCAAGATTTTTGCCAGGAAGATCAACGATCTCGGCTGCGACTATCTCGATGCCCCGGTCTCGGGCGGCGAGGTTGGCGCCAAGGCGGCGTCGTTGACCATCATGGTCGGCGGTGAGGAAAAGCCGTTCGACCGCGCCAAACCCATCTTCGAGAAGATGGGCAAGAACATCACCCTGGTCGGGCCGAACGGCGTCGGCCAGACCACCAAGGTGGCCAACCAGATCGTCGTCGCGCTGACCATTGAAGCCGTCGCCGAAGCGCTTGTTTTTGCATCGAAAGCCGGCGCCGATCCGGCCAAGGTCAGGCAGGCGCTGATGGGCGGGCTGGCGGCCTCGCGCATTCTGGAAGTGCATGGCGAGCGCATGGTCAAGCGCACCTTTGCGCCGGGCTTCCGCATCGAACTGCACCAGAAGGATTTGAACCTAGCGCTGGAGGGCGCGAAAGCGCTCGGCGTGTCACTGCCCAATACCTCGACCACGCAGCAGCTGTTCAACTCCTGCGCGGCCAATGGCGGCGCCAAGGAAGATCATTCGGCTTTGGTCAGGGCGCTGGAGCGGATGGCCAATTTCGAGGTCGGCGGCGAGGCCGCCGGCACCCGGGGCAAAGCGGCATAG
- the hyi gene encoding hydroxypyruvate isomerase encodes MPRFSANLSMLFGEHEFLDRFDAAARAGFKGVEYIGPYDHAPEVVAARLKKNGLTQVLFNLPAGDWGKGERGIAVLPDRVPEFRQGIAKAITYAQALGCQQVNCLAGIAPAGADRKVLEDVFAENLAFAAEKLEQAGIRLLIEPINTRDIPGFFLNYSDQALALIDRVGSKNLFLQYDIYHMQIMEGDLARKIEANLNRIAHIQLADNPGRHEPGTGEINFPFLYEHIDRIGYSGWVGAEYKPKAGTEAGLGWFRELAGLGSAAA; translated from the coding sequence ATGCCGCGTTTTTCAGCCAATCTCTCGATGCTCTTTGGCGAGCATGAGTTCCTCGACCGCTTCGATGCCGCCGCCCGTGCCGGTTTCAAGGGCGTCGAATATATCGGCCCCTATGACCATGCGCCCGAGGTCGTCGCGGCCCGGTTGAAGAAGAACGGCCTGACCCAGGTGCTGTTCAACCTGCCGGCGGGCGACTGGGGCAAGGGCGAGCGCGGCATTGCGGTGCTGCCGGACCGGGTGCCGGAGTTCCGCCAGGGCATCGCCAAGGCGATCACCTATGCGCAGGCGCTCGGCTGCCAGCAGGTCAATTGCCTGGCCGGCATCGCGCCCGCCGGCGCCGATCGCAAGGTGCTGGAGGATGTCTTTGCCGAAAACCTCGCCTTCGCGGCGGAAAAGCTGGAACAGGCCGGCATCAGGCTGCTGATCGAGCCGATCAACACGCGTGATATCCCGGGCTTCTTCCTCAACTATTCCGACCAGGCGCTGGCGCTGATCGACCGCGTCGGCTCGAAAAACCTGTTCCTGCAATACGACATCTATCACATGCAGATCATGGAGGGGGATCTCGCCCGGAAAATCGAGGCAAACCTTAACCGCATCGCGCATATCCAGCTTGCGGACAATCCCGGCCGTCACGAGCCGGGGACGGGCGAGATCAATTTTCCTTTCCTGTACGAGCACATCGACCGCATCGGCTATTCCGGCTGGGTCGGGGCTGAGTACAAGCCGAAGGCGGGTACAGAGGCTGGGTTGGGATGGTTTCGGGAATTGGCCGGGCTGGGTAGTGCGGCGGCGTAG
- the gcl gene encoding glyoxylate carboligase — protein sequence MARMRAVDAAVLVLEKEGISCAFGVPGAAINPFYSALRARGTIRHVLARHVEAASHMAEGYTRAKAGNIGLCIGTSGPAGTDMITGLYSAAADSIPILCITGQAPRARLNKEDFQAVDISAIAAPVAKWAVTVMEPYLVPMALQKAFHLMRSSRPGPVLIDLPVDVQLAEIEFDIDAYEPLTPFKPAMTRAQAEKALTMLNAAEKPLIVAGGGIINADASDLLIEFAEISGVPVIPTLMGWGAIPDDHRLMAGMCGLQTSHRYGNATMLEADFVFGIGNRWANRHTGSVDVYTKGKKFIHVDIEPTQIGRVFAPDLGVVSDAGAALKMLLDVATEWKTAGKLRDWSGWAKECQARKKTMKRKTHFDQVPLKPQRVYEEMNKAFGRDVTYVTTIGLSQIAGAQFLHVYKPRNWINCGQAGPLGWTLPAALGVRAADPDRTIVALSGDYDFQFMIEELAVGAQHKLPYLHVVVNNAYLGLIRQAQRGFSMDFEVDLAFENINRSGDPEAGYGVDHVAVAEAMGCKAVRVRKPEEFAGAFKEAQRLMKEHQVPVVLEFILERVTNISMGTEIDKITEFEDLAESHEDAPTAIVMLD from the coding sequence ATGGCCAGGATGCGCGCTGTCGATGCCGCGGTTCTCGTTCTCGAAAAGGAAGGCATTTCCTGCGCTTTCGGCGTGCCGGGCGCGGCGATCAATCCGTTCTATTCGGCGCTGAGGGCGAGGGGGACGATCCGCCACGTGCTTGCCCGCCACGTCGAGGCCGCCTCGCACATGGCGGAAGGCTACACCCGCGCCAAGGCAGGCAATATCGGCCTGTGCATCGGCACTTCGGGTCCGGCCGGCACCGACATGATCACCGGGCTCTATTCGGCGGCGGCCGATTCCATTCCGATCCTGTGCATCACCGGCCAGGCGCCGCGCGCGCGGCTGAACAAGGAGGATTTCCAGGCCGTTGACATATCAGCCATCGCTGCCCCCGTCGCCAAATGGGCGGTCACCGTCATGGAGCCCTATCTCGTCCCCATGGCGCTGCAGAAGGCATTTCATCTGATGCGCTCGTCGCGGCCGGGCCCGGTGCTGATCGACCTGCCGGTCGACGTCCAACTGGCCGAGATCGAGTTCGACATCGATGCCTATGAGCCGCTGACGCCGTTCAAGCCGGCGATGACGCGCGCCCAGGCCGAAAAGGCGTTGACCATGCTCAACGCAGCGGAGAAGCCGCTGATTGTCGCCGGCGGCGGCATCATCAATGCCGATGCGTCGGATCTGCTCATCGAATTCGCCGAGATTTCAGGCGTGCCGGTCATCCCGACCTTGATGGGCTGGGGCGCGATCCCCGACGACCACCGGCTGATGGCCGGCATGTGCGGGCTGCAGACCTCGCACCGCTATGGCAATGCGACGATGCTGGAAGCCGACTTCGTCTTCGGCATCGGCAACCGCTGGGCCAACCGTCACACCGGCTCCGTGGATGTCTACACCAAGGGGAAAAAATTCATCCATGTCGATATCGAGCCGACGCAGATCGGCCGTGTCTTCGCACCAGACCTCGGCGTCGTTTCGGATGCCGGTGCGGCGCTGAAAATGCTGCTCGACGTCGCCACCGAGTGGAAGACGGCCGGCAAACTGCGCGACTGGTCCGGCTGGGCGAAGGAATGCCAGGCCCGCAAGAAGACCATGAAGCGCAAGACGCATTTCGACCAGGTGCCGCTGAAGCCGCAGCGTGTCTATGAGGAGATGAACAAGGCGTTCGGCCGCGACGTCACCTATGTCACCACGATCGGCCTGTCGCAGATCGCCGGTGCGCAGTTCCTGCATGTCTACAAGCCGCGCAACTGGATCAATTGCGGCCAGGCCGGCCCGCTCGGATGGACCTTGCCGGCAGCGCTTGGCGTGCGCGCCGCCGATCCCGACCGCACCATCGTGGCGCTGTCGGGCGACTATGATTTCCAGTTCATGATCGAGGAATTGGCGGTCGGCGCACAGCACAAATTGCCCTATCTGCATGTCGTCGTGAACAACGCCTATCTCGGCCTGATCCGCCAGGCGCAGCGCGGCTTCTCGATGGACTTCGAGGTCGACCTCGCCTTCGAGAACATCAACCGGTCGGGCGATCCCGAGGCCGGCTATGGCGTCGACCACGTTGCCGTTGCCGAAGCCATGGGCTGCAAGGCGGTCAGGGTGCGCAAGCCCGAAGAGTTCGCCGGTGCCTTCAAAGAGGCACAGCGGCTGATGAAAGAGCACCAGGTGCCGGTCGTGCTCGAATTCATCCTCGAGCGCGTCACCAACATCTCTATGGGCACCGAGATCGACAAGATCACTGAATTCGAGGACCTTGCCGAGAGCCACGAAGATGCGCCGACAGCGATCGTCATGCTCGATTAG
- a CDS encoding IclR family transcriptional regulator — MDTTEKRQRGRPRAFNGPSEASSVQSLDRALRILAIVAEGSGLSLSEISAQSGLAASTAYRMLTTLQNHGMVEFDTSDQLWSIGVETYRMGAAFLRRRKLVDRARVVMQELMERSGETANLGVAEDDCVVFVSQVETHQAIRAFFRPGTRSPFHASGIGKAVLAHLEPERVGAILRKAGLQRFTDRTLSDISALAHDLARIKLRGWSVDDEERHPGMRCVAAAIFNEFGEPIGGVSVSGPTVRVTPERLAEIGPLVRDAAAEVTRMIGGVKAG; from the coding sequence ATGGACACGACCGAAAAACGCCAGCGCGGCCGGCCGCGTGCTTTCAACGGGCCATCCGAGGCCAGTTCGGTGCAGTCGCTCGATCGGGCGCTGCGCATCCTGGCCATTGTCGCGGAAGGCAGCGGCCTGTCGCTGAGCGAGATATCGGCGCAGAGCGGCTTGGCCGCCTCCACCGCCTACCGCATGCTGACGACGCTGCAAAACCACGGCATGGTCGAATTCGACACATCAGACCAGCTGTGGTCGATCGGCGTCGAGACCTACCGCATGGGCGCGGCCTTCCTGCGCCGCCGCAAGCTGGTCGACCGCGCCCGCGTCGTCATGCAGGAATTGATGGAGAGGTCAGGCGAGACCGCCAATCTCGGTGTCGCCGAGGATGATTGCGTGGTCTTCGTCAGCCAGGTCGAGACGCATCAGGCGATCCGCGCCTTCTTCCGGCCGGGCACGCGCAGCCCCTTCCATGCGTCCGGCATCGGCAAGGCGGTGCTGGCGCATCTCGAGCCGGAGCGTGTCGGAGCCATCCTGCGCAAGGCCGGCCTGCAGCGCTTCACCGACAGGACGCTTTCCGACATTTCGGCGCTTGCCCACGATTTGGCGAGAATCAAGCTGCGCGGCTGGTCGGTCGACGACGAGGAGCGGCACCCCGGCATGCGCTGCGTAGCGGCCGCCATCTTCAACGAATTCGGCGAGCCGATCGGCGGCGTTTCAGTGTCGGGACCAACGGTGCGGGTGACGCCGGAGCGGCTGGCCGAGATCGGCCCGCTGGTGCGCGATGCCGCCGCCGAGGTGACCAGGATGATCGGCGGCGTGAAGGCAGGCTGA
- a CDS encoding BA14K family protein: protein MFTRTLVSGVIATTVAATMLVGTVQPSAAHSHHHNREIGIGIAAGVGGFVLGSLLAQQPRTVYVDEDGGSWHVRRCYDRYASYDVDSDTYLGHDGYRHYCRL from the coding sequence ATGTTCACACGCACACTCGTTTCCGGCGTCATCGCCACCACCGTCGCCGCCACCATGCTGGTCGGCACCGTCCAGCCCTCGGCCGCCCACAGCCATCACCACAACCGCGAAATCGGCATCGGCATTGCCGCCGGCGTCGGTGGTTTCGTCCTCGGCAGCCTGCTCGCCCAGCAGCCCCGCACCGTCTATGTCGATGAAGACGGTGGTTCGTGGCACGTCCGCCGCTGCTACGATCGCTACGCCAGCTACGACGTGGACTCCGACACCTATCTCGGCCACGACGGCTATCGTCACTACTGCCGGCTCTGA